From the Chaetodon auriga isolate fChaAug3 chromosome 17, fChaAug3.hap1, whole genome shotgun sequence genome, the window cacaacCATTTCAACTTGCCAATAAAACAACGTTTAATATGTAAACACTGTGATCTTAATATATGTCATAGCTACATCACTTGCACTGGCCCTGAATTCTTTTAGTTGAGTGCTAGTGTGCTAAGCTAATCGGCTAACGTCAGCGAGGCTACTAACCCGCCGTATTCCCCCTTTTCTTGTTCAAATACTGACCGAGGTACAACACGGTTGGAATAAAACCCCATCGGATGACAAACTGGCCGCACtggaacagctgctgcagccgctgTTTGGTCTCTTTGCTCAGTTTAGCCATGTGTTTATCCCGAACGGCAATGATGCTACTGCTGCTACCGACAAGGACACGGTAAGAGGAAGTGACGTAGGGCTGGTAACCGACAGCGTCCATCTGTTATAGGCTGCCATCGTGTGGACAGACCTGTAACTGCACGTCTGCTGCGGCTCACGTACTGGATTTAAGTGTTTTGTATTTAGAGGTGTTTTATTCATACTGgaccactgtttgtttgtttttttaaaagtttaATTTCAACAA encodes:
- the tomm7 gene encoding mitochondrial import receptor subunit TOM7 homolog: MAKLSKETKQRLQQLFQCGQFVIRWGFIPTVLYLGFKRGADPGMPEPTVLSLLWG